One Caulobacter segnis genomic window carries:
- a CDS encoding family 43 glycosylhydrolase — protein MVDINRRGALGSLLTGAGLAALPASGEAAQMGLLPAKSTGGPTWTKGVEGQRKADLGDGTFLNPILAGDHPDPSILKDGADYYMTHSSFDAYPGLLIWHSQDLVNWTPVTTTLKTNVGSIWAPELCKHKGRYYIYLPAKKPNNNTSYVIWADKIEGPWSEPVDLKLPRYIDPGHVVDEKGERWLFLSGGDRIKLAPDGLSTVGEPEHVYNPWRYPDTWDVEGFSPEGPKVMRKGEYFYLVTAVGGTAGPPTGHMVIVARAKSLAGPWEDHPRNPIVRTVDNSEKWWSRGHATLVEGPTPGDWWTVYHGYENGYYTLGRQTLLAPVTWTADGWFEVGGGDLSKPIPKPKGGKAGPHGMALSDDFQADKYGVQWNFFDPKPDEHQRLSRANGVLTLKGAGEAPSSGAPLIFVNGDQAYEIECEIEVDPETRAGLILFYDRQLYAGLGFDQKNFVTHQYGIERGRPANPHGAKLLMKLINTRHIVSFHTSGDGGKTWHRFDRGMELSGYHHNVRGGFLMLKPGIYAAGKGSARFRNFKYRALD, from the coding sequence ATGGTCGACATCAACCGCCGCGGCGCGCTGGGCTCGCTGCTGACCGGCGCGGGCTTGGCCGCCCTGCCCGCCTCGGGTGAAGCCGCGCAGATGGGCCTCCTGCCCGCCAAGAGCACCGGCGGCCCGACCTGGACCAAGGGCGTCGAGGGCCAGCGCAAGGCCGACCTGGGCGACGGCACGTTCCTGAATCCGATCCTGGCCGGCGACCACCCCGACCCGTCGATCCTGAAGGACGGCGCCGACTACTACATGACCCACTCGTCGTTCGACGCCTATCCGGGCCTGCTGATCTGGCATTCGCAGGACCTGGTGAACTGGACGCCGGTCACCACGACTCTGAAGACCAATGTCGGCTCGATCTGGGCCCCCGAGCTCTGCAAGCACAAGGGCCGCTACTACATCTACCTGCCGGCCAAGAAGCCGAACAACAACACCAGCTACGTGATCTGGGCCGACAAGATCGAGGGCCCGTGGTCCGAGCCGGTCGACCTGAAGCTGCCGCGCTACATCGACCCCGGCCACGTGGTCGACGAGAAGGGCGAGCGGTGGCTGTTCCTGTCGGGCGGCGACCGCATCAAGCTGGCCCCGGACGGCCTGTCCACGGTCGGCGAGCCCGAGCATGTCTACAATCCGTGGCGCTATCCCGACACCTGGGACGTCGAGGGCTTCTCGCCCGAGGGCCCCAAGGTCATGCGCAAGGGCGAGTACTTCTATCTGGTCACCGCCGTGGGCGGCACGGCCGGCCCGCCGACCGGCCACATGGTCATCGTGGCCCGCGCCAAGTCCCTGGCCGGCCCGTGGGAGGACCACCCGCGCAATCCGATCGTCCGCACGGTCGACAACAGCGAGAAGTGGTGGTCGCGCGGCCACGCCACCCTGGTCGAGGGCCCGACGCCGGGCGACTGGTGGACCGTCTATCACGGCTACGAGAACGGCTATTACACCCTGGGCCGCCAGACCCTGCTGGCCCCGGTGACCTGGACCGCCGACGGCTGGTTCGAGGTGGGCGGCGGCGACCTGTCGAAGCCGATCCCGAAACCCAAGGGCGGCAAGGCCGGCCCGCACGGCATGGCCCTGTCGGACGACTTCCAGGCCGACAAGTACGGCGTGCAGTGGAACTTCTTCGACCCCAAGCCGGACGAGCACCAGCGTCTGTCGCGCGCCAACGGCGTCCTGACATTGAAGGGCGCGGGCGAGGCCCCGTCCAGCGGCGCGCCGCTGATCTTCGTCAACGGCGACCAGGCCTACGAGATCGAGTGCGAGATCGAGGTCGATCCCGAGACCCGCGCCGGCCTGATCCTGTTCTACGACCGCCAGCTGTATGCCGGCCTGGGCTTCGATCAGAAGAACTTCGTCACCCACCAGTACGGCATCGAGCGCGGGCGCCCCGCGAACCCGCACGGCGCCAAGCTGCTGATGAAGCTGATCAACACCCGCCACATCGTCAGCTTCCACACCAGCGGCGACGGCGGGAAGACATGGCATCGCTTCGACCGGGGCATGGAGCTCAGCGGCTACCACCACAACGTCCGCGGCGGCTTCCTGATGCTGAAGCCGGGCATCTACGCAGCCGGCAAGGGCTCGGCCCGGTTCAGGAATTTCAAGTATCGGGCGCTGGACTGA
- a CDS encoding rhamnogalacturonan acetylesterase, producing the protein MLLRAFAAAALLLLPLAAHAQEPLFKAPKIVLVGDSTTAVNSGWGGAFCARHVSSNVACVNLGRGGRSSRTYREEGSWALALKEMGSGGFAKTWVLIQLGHNDQPGRPERSTDLVTEFPANIRRFVDEARAAGATPVLVTPLIRRQFKDGQVHDDLAPWADAIRKVAAETGTPLVDLHALSKAAVQALGPVEAMKFGEIPPPPEVAAAARSGTTTGAMFYEPAIPGAVVPPRPPAAPPSPPGPMGEFKPVFDYTHIGPEGADYFSAMVAKALAQAVPELGRNLLP; encoded by the coding sequence ATGTTGTTGAGAGCTTTCGCGGCCGCCGCCCTGCTCCTCCTCCCCCTCGCCGCCCACGCCCAGGAGCCCCTGTTCAAGGCCCCGAAGATCGTGCTGGTCGGCGACTCCACCACCGCCGTGAACAGCGGCTGGGGCGGCGCCTTCTGCGCCAGGCATGTCAGCTCGAACGTCGCCTGCGTGAACCTGGGGCGCGGCGGGCGGTCCAGCCGCACCTATCGCGAGGAGGGCTCGTGGGCCCTGGCGCTGAAGGAGATGGGTTCGGGCGGCTTCGCCAAGACCTGGGTCCTGATCCAGCTGGGCCACAACGACCAGCCGGGCCGGCCCGAGCGCTCGACGGACCTCGTCACCGAGTTCCCGGCCAACATCAGGCGCTTCGTCGACGAGGCCCGCGCGGCCGGGGCGACGCCGGTGCTGGTCACGCCGCTGATCCGCCGCCAGTTCAAGGACGGCCAGGTGCATGACGACCTCGCCCCCTGGGCCGACGCCATCCGAAAGGTCGCGGCCGAGACCGGGACGCCGCTGGTCGACCTGCACGCCCTGTCCAAGGCCGCCGTCCAGGCCCTGGGCCCGGTCGAGGCGATGAAGTTCGGCGAGATCCCGCCGCCGCCCGAGGTCGCGGCCGCCGCCCGGTCGGGCACGACCACCGGCGCGATGTTCTACGAGCCCGCCATTCCCGGCGCCGTGGTCCCGCCGCGCCCGCCGGCCGCGCCGCCGTCACCGCCTGGCCCGATGGGCGAGTTCAAGCCGGTGTTCGACTACACCCACATCGGCCCCGAGGGCGCGGACTACTTCTCGGCCATGGTCGCCAAGGCCCTGGCCCAGGCGGTCCCGGAGCTGGGCCGCAACCTGCTGCCCTAG
- a CDS encoding MBL fold metallo-hydrolase RNA specificity domain-containing protein gives MTPTLTFHGAAGCVTGFCARLVTEHATVLIDCGMFQGSKTLKALNYQPFPFEAGKVDAVLLTHAHIDHSGLLPKLMLAGFEGPIHATAATRDLGAVMLVDAGGIQENEVESLNRRNQRRGLPPVEAIYTAQDGKRVAAQFSKVKLGEPVRIAQDITATWWPAGHMLGSASIAVDVGPPGQIKRLLFSGDLGPGDSPFLDDPDAPAGVDHLIIESTYGDRERTGADSAGRRRQLAEEVRAAHAAGGPLLIPAFAVERSQELLVDLLDLMAEGQVPSGDIFLDSPLAIEATKVFQARGWNPRTQSNPFESLRPSERLRFLDSPAESDGLERLGGWHVILAASGMCDAGRVRKHLKRLLWRKEATVLLCGYQATGTLGRLLADGAPRVSIRGDEIRVRARIRQLDAYSGHADASELVDWAKARQPVSGTVFIAHGEPDAALGLSTRLAAAGFAAERVVIPALDEGFVLGEGAAARAGEARPRLPAKAPGALDWHNQRAAFQIMLGETLKAAANDAEREELLKGLRAFLEASQRA, from the coding sequence ATGACCCCGACCCTGACCTTTCACGGCGCCGCCGGCTGCGTCACCGGCTTCTGCGCCCGGCTCGTCACCGAGCACGCCACGGTGCTGATCGACTGCGGCATGTTCCAGGGCTCCAAGACGCTGAAGGCCCTGAACTATCAGCCGTTTCCGTTCGAGGCGGGCAAGGTCGACGCCGTCCTGCTGACCCACGCCCACATCGACCATTCTGGCCTGCTGCCCAAGCTGATGCTGGCCGGGTTCGAGGGGCCGATCCACGCCACGGCGGCGACGCGCGACCTGGGCGCGGTGATGCTGGTCGACGCGGGCGGCATCCAGGAGAACGAGGTCGAGAGCCTGAACCGCCGCAACCAGCGCCGGGGCCTGCCGCCGGTCGAGGCGATCTACACCGCGCAGGACGGCAAGCGCGTCGCCGCCCAGTTCAGCAAGGTGAAGCTGGGCGAGCCGGTCAGGATCGCGCAGGACATAACCGCCACCTGGTGGCCGGCCGGCCACATGCTGGGCTCGGCCTCGATCGCGGTCGACGTCGGCCCGCCGGGCCAGATCAAGCGCTTGCTGTTCTCCGGCGATCTGGGGCCGGGCGACAGCCCGTTCCTCGACGATCCCGACGCGCCGGCCGGGGTCGACCACCTGATCATCGAGTCAACCTATGGCGATCGCGAGCGCACGGGGGCCGATAGCGCCGGACGCCGGCGGCAGCTGGCCGAGGAGGTTCGCGCCGCCCACGCCGCCGGCGGCCCGCTGCTGATCCCCGCCTTCGCCGTCGAGCGCAGCCAGGAGCTGCTGGTCGATCTGCTGGACCTGATGGCGGAGGGCCAGGTCCCGTCCGGCGACATCTTCCTCGACTCGCCGCTGGCCATCGAGGCGACCAAGGTCTTCCAGGCGCGCGGCTGGAACCCGCGCACCCAGTCCAACCCCTTCGAGTCGCTGCGGCCCTCCGAGCGCTTGCGGTTCCTGGACTCGCCGGCCGAGAGCGACGGGCTGGAGCGGCTGGGCGGCTGGCACGTGATCCTGGCGGCCAGCGGCATGTGCGACGCGGGCCGGGTGCGCAAGCACCTCAAGCGCCTGCTGTGGCGCAAGGAGGCCACGGTGCTGCTGTGCGGCTACCAGGCGACCGGCACGCTGGGGCGCCTGCTGGCCGACGGGGCGCCGCGCGTCTCGATCCGAGGCGACGAGATCCGGGTGCGGGCCCGCATCCGCCAGCTGGACGCCTATTCCGGCCACGCCGACGCCTCGGAGCTGGTCGACTGGGCCAAGGCCCGTCAGCCGGTGTCGGGCACGGTGTTCATCGCCCACGGCGAGCCGGACGCGGCCCTGGGGCTGAGCACGCGGCTGGCGGCGGCGGGCTTCGCCGCCGAGCGGGTGGTCATTCCGGCGCTGGACGAGGGCTTCGTCCTGGGCGAGGGCGCGGCGGCCCGGGCGGGCGAGGCGCGGCCGCGCCTGCCGGCCAAGGCGCCGGGCGCGCTGGACTGGCACAATCAGCGCGCGGCCTTCCAGATCATGCTGGGCGAGACCCTGAAGGCCGCCGCCAACGACGCCGAGCGCGAGGAACTGCTGAAGGGCCTGCGGGCGTTCCTGGAGGCCAGCCAGCGCGCCTAG
- a CDS encoding TIGR00730 family Rossman fold protein — protein sequence MPTNAPDNRAQLTSPSYRLAALDQDFLLGESMRGVRFLLEFAKADEALRRWGVRSTVVVFGSARVREDGPGQQARWYAEARRFGALVSERGGAKVENGDHVRDNVIATGGGPGVMEAANRGAYEAGAPTIGFNITLPREQTPNPYCTPDLTFRFHYFAMRKMHLAMRANALVVFPGGFGTFDELFEILTLRQTNKAPPIPIVLFDEAYWRSIINFEALVEHGMIEAADLDLLRFADDAEDTWAELVRGGLKLPEEP from the coding sequence CTGCCCACCAACGCCCCCGACAACCGCGCCCAGCTGACCTCGCCGTCCTATCGGCTGGCGGCCCTCGACCAGGACTTCCTGCTGGGCGAGTCGATGCGCGGGGTGCGGTTCCTGCTGGAGTTCGCCAAGGCCGACGAGGCGCTGCGCCGCTGGGGCGTGCGTTCGACGGTCGTGGTCTTCGGCAGCGCCCGCGTGCGCGAGGACGGCCCTGGCCAGCAGGCGCGGTGGTACGCCGAGGCCCGCCGCTTCGGCGCCCTCGTCTCCGAGCGCGGCGGGGCCAAGGTGGAGAACGGCGACCACGTCCGCGACAACGTCATCGCCACCGGCGGCGGCCCCGGCGTGATGGAGGCCGCCAATCGCGGGGCCTACGAGGCCGGCGCGCCGACCATCGGCTTCAACATCACCCTGCCGCGCGAGCAGACCCCCAACCCGTACTGCACGCCGGACCTGACCTTCCGTTTCCACTATTTCGCCATGCGCAAGATGCACCTGGCGATGCGGGCCAACGCCCTGGTGGTGTTTCCCGGCGGCTTCGGCACCTTCGACGAGCTGTTCGAGATCCTGACCCTGCGCCAGACCAACAAGGCGCCGCCGATCCCGATCGTGCTGTTCGACGAGGCCTACTGGCGCTCGATCATCAATTTCGAAGCCCTGGTCGAGCACGGCATGATCGAAGCGGCCGACCTTGATTTGCTGCGCTTCGCCGACGACGCCGAGGACACTTGGGCCGAACTGGTGCGGGGCGGGCTGAAGCTGCCCGAGGAGCCCTAG
- a CDS encoding ATP-binding protein — MVLLDNLSSRIAAILLAGLTILLVMGAALLIWPTGSGGGVRFYQLPQPAEAVAMVEALDASPPSARPAVMKALDTGVIRATLDKDFPAALRRARPADARDPGYAAYDRALAGRDWRIEVRRGGRLREGFMPGRAALRLSVRLEDGSVLTLRRRAPEAARRYLGRVTLACAALLAVTLLMILVAVRQTTRPVEGLARAVARFGDDLDAAPLSATGPREIRELSTAFNTMRGRIRGLVDERTRMLAAIAHDLRTYLTRLTLRAEFIADPEQRTKATRDLAEMAQLLDDTLLFARQEAGRGEGARPVEVRRELEVLVALRAEMGQALTLSPGPAVSALVSPVALRRMLNNLVDNAVAYGGAVTLEAEVAAGEARIAVLDRGPGLPDAVLARITAPFERGEASRNRRTGGAGLGLSIVQALAQAHGGRLVLANREGGGLSATIVLPGA; from the coding sequence ATGGTGCTGCTGGACAACCTCTCCTCGCGCATCGCCGCCATCCTGCTGGCGGGGCTGACGATCCTCTTGGTCATGGGCGCGGCCCTGCTGATCTGGCCGACCGGCAGCGGCGGCGGGGTGCGCTTCTACCAGTTGCCGCAGCCGGCCGAGGCGGTGGCCATGGTCGAGGCCCTGGACGCCTCGCCGCCGTCGGCCCGGCCAGCGGTGATGAAGGCGCTGGACACCGGGGTGATCCGCGCCACGCTCGACAAGGACTTCCCCGCCGCCCTGCGCCGGGCTCGCCCGGCCGACGCCCGCGATCCCGGCTACGCAGCCTATGACCGGGCGCTGGCGGGGCGCGACTGGCGGATCGAGGTGCGGCGCGGCGGGCGGCTGCGCGAGGGCTTCATGCCCGGCCGCGCGGCCCTGCGCCTGTCGGTGCGGCTGGAGGACGGATCGGTGCTGACCCTGCGCCGCCGCGCCCCGGAGGCGGCTCGCCGCTATCTGGGCCGCGTCACCCTGGCCTGCGCCGCCCTGTTGGCGGTCACCCTGCTGATGATCCTGGTCGCCGTGCGCCAGACGACGCGGCCGGTCGAGGGCCTGGCCCGGGCGGTGGCGCGGTTCGGCGACGACCTGGACGCGGCGCCGCTTTCCGCGACGGGGCCGCGCGAGATCCGCGAGCTGTCGACCGCCTTCAACACCATGCGCGGTCGGATCCGGGGGCTGGTCGACGAGCGCACCCGCATGCTGGCCGCCATCGCCCACGACCTGCGCACCTACCTGACCCGCCTGACCCTGCGGGCCGAGTTCATCGCCGACCCCGAGCAGCGGACCAAGGCGACCCGCGACCTGGCCGAGATGGCCCAGCTGCTGGACGACACCTTGCTGTTCGCCCGCCAGGAGGCCGGACGCGGCGAGGGCGCCCGGCCGGTCGAGGTCCGCCGCGAGCTGGAGGTCCTGGTCGCCCTGCGCGCCGAGATGGGCCAGGCCCTGACCCTGTCGCCCGGCCCGGCGGTGAGCGCCCTGGTCTCGCCGGTCGCCCTGCGGCGGATGCTGAACAACCTCGTCGACAACGCCGTCGCCTATGGCGGCGCGGTGACCCTGGAGGCCGAGGTCGCGGCGGGCGAGGCGCGCATCGCCGTGCTGGATCGCGGCCCTGGCCTGCCCGACGCGGTGCTGGCCCGCATCACCGCCCCGTTCGAGCGCGGCGAGGCCTCGCGCAACCGGCGGACCGGCGGGGCGGGCCTGGGACTCTCGATCGTCCAGGCCCTGGCCCAGGCGCACGGCGGCCGGCTGGTCCTGGCCAATCGCGAGGGCGGCGGGCTTTCGGCGACGATCGTCCTGCCGGGGGCCTAG
- a CDS encoding response regulator yields the protein MIDNTLIAVVEDDAEIRDLTLGLLRREGWEAVGCEDVAAFDRLAARRRVDLVLLDIMMPGEDGLSLCRRLRATGDTAILMVTAKGDDIDRVIGLEIGADDYLAKPYNPRELLARVRAILRRTRDVHRVAAVPPGEVYGFAGWRLDSASRDLLDAAGAPVVLTGGEHDLLMAFLRHAQRVLSRDQLLDWTRGRSASPFDRSIDVLLGRLRRKLASGAGGQGLIKTVRGGGYLFSAPVERL from the coding sequence ATGATCGACAACACCCTGATCGCGGTCGTCGAGGACGACGCCGAGATCCGCGACCTGACGCTGGGCCTGCTGCGCCGCGAGGGCTGGGAAGCCGTGGGCTGCGAGGACGTCGCGGCCTTCGACCGCCTGGCCGCCCGCCGCCGCGTCGACCTCGTCCTGCTGGACATCATGATGCCGGGCGAGGACGGCCTGTCGCTGTGCCGCCGCCTGCGGGCCACGGGCGACACGGCGATCCTGATGGTCACGGCCAAGGGCGACGACATCGACCGGGTGATCGGCCTGGAGATCGGCGCGGACGACTACCTGGCCAAGCCTTACAATCCGCGCGAGCTCTTGGCCCGCGTCCGCGCCATCCTGCGCCGCACGCGCGACGTCCATCGCGTGGCCGCCGTCCCGCCGGGCGAGGTCTACGGCTTCGCCGGCTGGCGGCTGGATTCCGCCAGTCGCGACCTGCTCGACGCCGCCGGCGCGCCGGTCGTCCTGACGGGCGGCGAGCACGACCTGCTGATGGCCTTCCTGCGCCACGCCCAGCGGGTGCTGAGCCGCGACCAGCTGCTGGACTGGACGCGAGGCCGCAGCGCCAGCCCTTTCGACCGCTCGATCGACGTCCTGCTGGGCCGGCTTCGCCGCAAGCTGGCCTCGGGCGCGGGCGGGCAGGGTCTGATCAAGACCGTGCGCGGCGGCGGCTACCTGTTCAGCGCGCCGGTTGAGCGCCTCTGA
- a CDS encoding alpha/beta hydrolase, with protein sequence MKKTHLLTLTLAAALAVTSAADAQIGLRGKMRERMMQRLQEKKAEEERPIDLQAILPGARKLTASYGVDPAQAVDVYVPPGALRDAPVIVMVHGGAWKIGDKANTGSVENKLRHWLPKGYVFVSVNYRMLPQAMAYAQAQDVAAALRWTQSHAADWGASDRKIILMGHSAGAHLVALLSSRPDMVGQPWAGTVVLDSAAMKISTTMAGRHPKFYDEAFGTDPAGWARASPMDQWTPSAAPMFLVCSTKRPDKPCDDARAFQALAKRSGVPMPVLPQPLTHADINRTLGLPGDYTDAVDRFIAERLGR encoded by the coding sequence GTGAAGAAGACCCACCTGCTCACCTTGACCCTGGCCGCCGCCCTGGCCGTGACCAGCGCCGCCGACGCCCAGATCGGCCTGCGCGGCAAGATGCGCGAGCGCATGATGCAGCGCCTGCAGGAGAAGAAGGCCGAGGAAGAGCGTCCGATCGACCTCCAGGCCATCCTGCCCGGCGCCCGCAAGCTGACGGCGTCCTACGGCGTCGACCCGGCCCAGGCGGTGGACGTCTACGTCCCGCCCGGCGCTTTGCGCGACGCGCCCGTGATCGTCATGGTCCACGGCGGGGCCTGGAAGATCGGCGACAAGGCCAATACCGGGTCGGTCGAAAACAAGCTGCGCCACTGGCTGCCCAAGGGCTACGTGTTCGTCAGCGTCAACTACCGCATGCTGCCCCAGGCCATGGCCTACGCGCAGGCCCAGGACGTGGCCGCCGCCCTGCGCTGGACGCAGAGCCACGCCGCCGACTGGGGCGCCAGCGACCGCAAGATCATCCTGATGGGCCACTCGGCCGGGGCGCACCTGGTCGCCCTGCTGTCGTCCAGGCCCGACATGGTCGGTCAGCCGTGGGCCGGGACGGTGGTGCTGGACTCGGCGGCGATGAAGATCTCCACGACCATGGCCGGCCGCCATCCCAAGTTCTACGACGAGGCGTTCGGGACCGATCCGGCCGGCTGGGCCCGGGCCTCGCCGATGGACCAGTGGACGCCCTCGGCCGCGCCGATGTTCCTGGTCTGCTCGACCAAGCGCCCCGACAAGCCCTGCGACGACGCCCGCGCCTTCCAGGCCCTGGCCAAGCGCTCGGGCGTCCCGATGCCGGTCCTGCCCCAGCCCCTGACCCACGCGGACATCAACCGCACCCTGGGCCTGCCCGGCGACTACACCGACGCGGTGGACCGGTTCATCGCCGAGCGGCTTGGGCGCTGA
- a CDS encoding M61 family peptidase gives MGRFSKAALTALFLAAFPLITEARAGPIRYTLSPVVENGALKALAVDIDFEADADGLTRLRFVDRLQEETRPGRYAQELVITGGEEVTPLDGDQTQIRSAPGAALHARYRIRSGYDAPPTTQDATQTKPVILPDWFYALGELIFAFPAGRRDAHATFAWAGAPEGFRFASDLEQLNPASGTVNDVLDSIVAGSPRLRVIRGGGADAGVRVAVLGAYERFDDQAFADMAFRTIRTERAFWGDPATPFLVTLAPLAPRVGEAYSGTGRDDAFALWVGTSLPLADLRRLLAHEHFHTWNPGQLGRMGKDRSSAWLAEGFTDFYARRLLLRAGLYGLNDYAEAWNADLLAYAVSPAREAPEAKIAENYWRDRDLEGMSYLRGALMAALFDAELRRNGRGLDAVMRRMRVIDRKTTQGDLKLNFLAAFQAVAGRSPALEIERFQTRGETLTLPDDAFACLTLRTVTQPAFDVGFDLEATASTGVFAGVDPAGPAHAAGLRDGMRRLGREGGAMNDSSVEIVYRVADASGHEQVVRYRPEGRATVRFQHLTVPEALTPAQERACIRTLSAQAARR, from the coding sequence GTGGGGCGGTTTTCGAAGGCGGCGCTGACCGCCCTGTTCCTGGCGGCCTTTCCCCTGATCACCGAGGCCCGGGCCGGGCCGATCCGCTACACGCTTTCGCCGGTCGTAGAGAACGGCGCCTTGAAGGCCCTGGCCGTCGACATCGACTTCGAGGCCGACGCCGACGGTCTGACCCGCCTGAGATTCGTCGATCGCCTGCAGGAAGAAACCCGGCCCGGCCGATACGCGCAGGAGCTGGTGATCACGGGGGGCGAGGAGGTCACGCCGCTGGACGGCGACCAGACCCAGATCCGCTCGGCGCCCGGGGCGGCCCTGCACGCCCGTTACCGCATCCGCTCCGGCTACGACGCGCCGCCAACCACCCAGGACGCCACCCAGACCAAGCCGGTCATCCTGCCCGACTGGTTCTACGCGCTGGGCGAACTGATCTTCGCCTTTCCCGCCGGTCGCCGAGACGCGCACGCGACCTTCGCCTGGGCCGGCGCACCGGAGGGTTTCCGCTTCGCCTCGGACCTTGAGCAACTGAACCCGGCGTCAGGCACGGTCAACGACGTCCTTGACAGCATCGTCGCGGGCTCGCCGCGCCTGCGGGTGATCCGAGGAGGCGGAGCGGACGCCGGCGTGCGGGTGGCGGTTCTCGGCGCCTACGAGCGCTTCGACGATCAGGCGTTCGCCGACATGGCCTTTCGCACGATCCGGACCGAGCGCGCGTTCTGGGGCGATCCCGCCACCCCGTTCCTGGTCACCTTGGCGCCGTTGGCCCCGCGCGTCGGCGAGGCCTATAGCGGCACGGGACGCGACGACGCCTTCGCCCTATGGGTCGGGACGTCCTTGCCGCTGGCCGATCTGCGCCGCCTGCTGGCCCACGAGCATTTCCACACCTGGAACCCTGGTCAACTGGGCAGGATGGGCAAGGATCGGTCATCGGCCTGGCTCGCCGAGGGCTTCACCGACTTCTACGCCCGCCGGCTGCTGCTGCGCGCCGGGCTGTATGGCTTGAACGACTACGCCGAGGCCTGGAACGCCGATCTCCTGGCCTATGCGGTCTCGCCCGCCCGAGAGGCGCCCGAGGCGAAGATCGCCGAGAACTACTGGCGCGACCGCGATCTGGAGGGAATGAGCTACCTGCGCGGCGCGTTGATGGCCGCGCTGTTCGACGCTGAACTGCGGCGGAACGGGCGCGGATTGGACGCAGTCATGCGCCGGATGCGCGTCATCGACCGCAAGACGACCCAGGGAGATCTGAAGCTCAATTTCCTGGCGGCGTTCCAGGCCGTCGCGGGCCGCTCGCCGGCGCTGGAGATCGAGCGCTTCCAGACGCGCGGCGAGACCTTGACCCTGCCGGACGACGCCTTCGCCTGCCTCACTCTGCGCACCGTCACCCAGCCCGCCTTCGATGTCGGCTTCGACCTGGAGGCCACGGCGAGCACGGGCGTCTTCGCCGGCGTCGACCCGGCGGGGCCGGCTCATGCGGCCGGCCTGCGCGACGGCATGAGGCGGCTCGGGCGCGAAGGCGGTGCGATGAACGACTCCAGCGTCGAGATCGTCTACCGCGTCGCCGACGCGTCCGGACATGAGCAGGTCGTCCGATATCGGCCCGAGGGCAGGGCGACGGTGCGCTTTCAGCATCTGACCGTCCCCGAGGCGCTGACGCCCGCCCAGGAACGCGCCTGTATCCGAACCCTCAGCGCCCAAGCCGCTCGGCGATGA
- a CDS encoding TetR/AcrR family transcriptional regulator, protein MADETHSSRPSPESRRQQILDAACERVRQSGFHGASMADIAKAAGLSVGQIYRYFENKEAIIAAIVAQDLAEMRDKFDEMESQPGTLRDAIDEHLPEAVEKCFDPRRAALALEVVAEAARNPKVAAIVRAADDQERELAKTMMERDRQPEWTEAEFQARCEVIGLIFDGLLMRGVNHPDLDREALIAVLRSTVRHLLT, encoded by the coding sequence ATGGCTGACGAGACACATTCGAGCCGCCCGTCGCCGGAATCTCGCCGTCAGCAGATCCTGGACGCCGCGTGCGAGCGCGTGCGGCAGTCGGGCTTCCACGGCGCCAGCATGGCCGACATCGCCAAGGCCGCGGGCCTCAGCGTCGGACAGATTTACCGCTATTTCGAGAACAAGGAAGCGATCATCGCCGCCATCGTCGCCCAGGACCTGGCCGAGATGCGCGACAAGTTCGACGAGATGGAGAGCCAGCCGGGCACGCTGCGCGACGCCATCGACGAGCACCTGCCCGAAGCGGTCGAGAAGTGCTTCGACCCGCGCCGCGCGGCCCTGGCCCTCGAGGTCGTGGCCGAGGCGGCCCGCAATCCCAAGGTCGCCGCCATCGTCCGCGCCGCCGACGACCAGGAGCGCGAGCTGGCCAAGACCATGATGGAACGCGACCGCCAGCCCGAATGGACCGAGGCCGAGTTCCAGGCCCGCTGCGAGGTCATCGGCCTGATCTTCGACGGTCTGCTGATGCGCGGCGTCAACCACCCCGACCTGGACCGCGAGGCCCTGATCGCCGTGCTGCGCTCGACCGTGCGGCACCTGCTGACCTGA